From Mumia sp. ZJ1417:
CGGTCGTTCGCCGGCTCCGACATCGACGACGGCCCCACCTTTCTCGTCCTGGCTCGCCGTACCCCGCGGCGGCGATCGCCCGCCTCCATTGTGAGGGGTCGGCGAGCCAGGCCGAAACCGACGAGCCGGTCAGAGCGCCGCGATGCCTTCCGCGGGTGCGATGCGAGCGGCTCGGCGGGAAGGCAGGACGGACGCCGCCAGGCCGAGCAGGAGCACCGCCGCGAGGACGAGCGCGACCTGCCCCCACGGAACCGAGAGCCCGACGTCGTCCATCAGTCCGGCCGTGGTGGCCCGCACGCCCAGCCATCCGTACGCCGTCCCGAGAACGGTGCCGAGGACCGCGCCCACCCCTGCCATCAGCAGCGCCTCCGCGCCGAGCGTGAACCGCAGGCCCCTCCGGCTCAGCCCGAGCGCGCGCAGGAGGGCGTTCTCTCGCGTGCGTTCGAGCACCGACAGGCTCAGTGCACCCGCCATCCCGACTGCGGCGATGAGCACGGCGACGGCGAGCAGGCCCACGGTCACGGCGAGCACCACGTCGAGCTGCAGCACCACCCACCCGCGCTGCTCCAGGCCACCGACCAGCTGCCCGCCCGCGGGCGCGAGTGTCGCCACGTCGGCCATCACCTGCTCCGCGGGTGCGCCGTCGGCTCCGCGGGCCCACAGCGCGCGGGGCTTCTCGGAGACACCGAGTCCTGCGAGGGTGCCTGGCGCCACCAGCACGACCTCACCCACCGCGCCGCCGCCGCGCGGGCGCATCGTCACGAGGTCCGCACCCCCTCGTACGGCCGCTGTCTCCCCGTACGACAGGTCGAGCGCGGACGCGAGCTCTTCTCCGATGACGATCTCGCCCGGACCGGGGACGGCGTGATCACCTCTCATCACCGCCTGCGCCGCGTCATCGACCTCGAGCGCGAGGACGCGGTGCCCGTCCATCTCGATGCGGGCACCGTCCACGACCGCGACGGACTCGACACCGTCGAGCGCGGCGACCTGACGCTCGACGTCCGCCGGCAGCGCTCCCTCGGTCGCGACCAGACCGACGTCGAGCGCGTACGACTCGTCCAGGTCGCGGTCCACCGTCGTGCGCAGCGACGCCGATCCGACCACGACCGTCGTGATCAGCGTGACGCCGACGAGTAGTGCCGTGGACGACGACGCCGTACGACGGGGGTTGCGCACGACGTTGCCCGCCGCGAGGCGACCCGCCACGCCGGTACGACCGACCAGCGGACCGACCAGACGCAGCGCGGCCGGGACCATCAGCGGTGCCAGCACGACGACGCCGAGGAACGACAGCATGCCTCCGACGAGCCCGACAGGAAGGCGGTCGCCTGTCCCGACGGCCAGCCCGGCGGCCCCGGCACCGAACAGCAGCACCCCCGCGCCGATCCGCAGCCGTCCTGCGCGCCCGTCGAGACCGGTGGTCTCGTGCGGGCGAAGCGCCTCCAGCGGTGCGAGCCGTGCCACACGGCGCGCCGGCAGCACCGTCGCGCCGACGACCGTGAGGACACCGAGCACGAAGGGCACGACCACGCCCATGACAGTCAGCGAGGCCGACCCGAGGGTGAGGCCGGGGGTCCACGCCCGCATCGCCGCCACGGCCGTCAGCCCCAGCCCCCAGCCGACGACGACGCCGAGCGCCGACGCGGCGAGACCGAGCACCAGTGACTCCGTACGAAGCGAGCGGACGATCTGCTTGCGGGTCGCGCCGACGCAGCGCAGCAGCGCCAGCTCCCTGCGGCGCTGAGCCAGGACGATCGTGATCGTGTTGGCGATGACGAGCGCCCCGACGAAAGCGGCGACCGCCGCGAACACCAGGACGAGGCGCTGGATGATGTCGATGTCGCGGCTCGCGCTGACGATCTGGTCGTCGACCCAGGCGTCGCCCGTCATCACGACGTGCCCGTCGACGGCCGCCGAGCCGTCCAGCACGGCATGCACCGCATCGGCCTCCCCCTCGGCCGCGCGCACCGACACGTCGACCGAGGACACGACGTCGCCCAGCGTCGTCATCGTGTGCTCGTCGACGTAGAGAGAGGACCCGAGTGCGCCTGCCGCACCCTCCACGAGTCCGGTGACGACGACCTCCGGCGACGTACCGTCACCCTCGACCGCGAGGACGTCACCCACCGCCACCTCGTACCTCTCGGCGGTCGACCTCGAGACCAGAGCCTCGCCGCGGCCCTCGGGTGCCCGGCCCTCGACGACGTCCTGCCACCGCAGGCCGTCGTCCGCGCTGACGGTTCCGATGCTCATCAGGTGGCGCGACGGGCCCGCGACGACGTTGACGAAGGACCTGCGGTTGGCGACGACCGCCTCGACACCGTCGACGTCGGAGACCGCCGCGGCGACCCGCGCCGCGGTTGCCGCATCGGCGTCCATGACATCGACGACCGCGTCCGCGCCGGCGTACTGCGCCACGATCTCGGCACGAGCCCCGTCGCGGGCCGCACCGCTGAGCGCGTTGACCGCGACCATGAACGCGACCGCCATGACGATCGCGGCCCCCGCCGCGACGTACCGGCGTGCGTGGCCGCGCAGCGACCCCCACAGCACCGTGCGCACGTCAGCCCGCCAGCCCGGCGATGGCGGCCACGACGTCGTCGGCGCTCGGACGCACCAGCGTCCCCGCGAGCTGCCCGTCGCGCAGCAGCACCACACGGTCGGCGTACGAGGCAGCGGTCGGCTCGTGCGTCACCATCACGACCGTCTGGCCGAGCTCGTCGACCGAACGGCGCAGGAATCCGAGCACCTCGGCGCTCGAGCGGCTGTCCAGGTTGCCGGTGGGCTCGTCCGCGAACACCACGTCCGGCGACGACAGCAGCGCACGAGCGATCGCGACGCGCTGCTGCTGCCCGCCCGACAGCTCCGGCGGCCGGTGGGTGAGCCGGTCGGCCAGGCCGAGCACCTCGACGAGCTGGTCGAGGCGCCGCCAGTCCGGCTCACGGTTGGCGAGCTCGAGCGGCAAGAGGATGTTCTGGCGAGCGGTGAGGGTCGGGATCAGGTTGAACGCCTGGAAGACGAAGCCGACGTGCTCACGGCGGAACCGTGTGAGGGCGTTGTCGTCCAGGCTGCCGAGCGAGATACCGGCCACGGACACCTCTCCCGACGTCGGTGTGTCGAGCCCGGCGAGGCAGTGCATCAGGGTCGACTTGCCGGAGCCGGACGCGCCCATGATCGCGGTCAGGCGGGCCTTCTCGATGTCGAGGTCGACACCGTCGAGAGCGCGCACCTGCGCATCGCCGCGGCCATAACTCTTGACGAGCGCGCGGGTGCGAACGGCGATCGCGTCGAGCGGTGCTCCCTCCGGCTCGAGGGTGGTTCCGGGAGTACGAGGACGAGAAGAAGAGGTCATGCCGTCACGCTAGGTTCGGGCACCCCCGCGAAGCGTCGGCCTGAGGGTCGGTCCCGGCGCGACCCCGTCATACCGTGGTCGTACGGATCAGGGTGTGGGCCGCACCAGGCCGGCGTCGTACGCGAGGACCACGAGCTGGACCCGGTCGCGGCTCCCGGTCTTGGACAGCAGCCGGCCGATGTGTGTCTTCACGGTCGGCTCCGCGACGAAGAGGCTGCTGGCGATCTCGGTGTTGCTCAGGCCCTGGGCGATGAGCAGCAGGACCTCGCGCTCGCGGTCGGTCAACGCCTCCAGACGCGGGTCGGGTGGCTGCTCGTCGTCAGGAAGCTGGTCGGCGAACCGGTCGAGCATCCGGCGCGTGGCACTCGGCGCGACCACGGCGTCGCCACGGTGCACGTCACGGATCGCGCTGAGCAGCACCTCGGGAGGAGCGTCCTTCAGCAGGAACGCCGAGGCTCCCGCACGCAGCCCGGCGTACACGTACTCGTCGAGGTCGAAGGTCGTCAGCACCACGACCCGTGCCGTGACACCTCGCTCGGTCAGGGCACGGGTCGCGGCGACGCCGTCCATGCGGGGCATTCGCACGTCCATGAGGACCACGTCCGCGCCGGTGACCGACAGGCGCTCGACAGCGTCCAGGCCGTCGGCCGCCTCGCCCACGACCTCCATGTCGGGCTGCGACTCGACGAGCATCCGGAAGCCCGCCCGGACGAGCTGCTGGTCGTCGACGAGGAAGACCCGCAGAGGCCGGTCCGCCGGACCACCTGACGACGTGCTCACGTGCCCTCCTTGTCGTACGGGATCCTCGCCTCGACCCGGAACCCGCCCCCGAGCAGCGGGCCCGCCTCGACGGTTCCGTCGTGGAGGGCGATCCGTTCTCTGATCCCGAGGATCCCGTGCCCACCTCCGGCCGACGGCACCGGACCCACGTCCGCGGCATCCGGCAGCCGGCCCGCCGGAGCGGCAGCCCCACCATCGTCCTCCACGCGGACGAGAACGTGGTCCCCCGCGATCGCGACCTGCACCCGCGCCCGCACGTCCGGAGCCGCATGCTTCAACGTGTTGGTCAGTGCCTCCTGCACCACCCGGTAGACCGTGAGGCCGGCGGCCGGATCGATCTCCCGGGGGTCGCCGACGAGCTCGGTACGGACATCGAGCCCGCTGCGCCGCACCTGCTCGACCAGGCCACCGATGTCGGCCGCCGTCGGCATCGGCGTCCGCTCGGCCTGGGTCGCGTCCTCGTCCCCCCGCAGCAGCCCGAGCAGCCTTCGCATCTCGGCCAGCGACGCGCGCGAAGTGCGCGAGATGGTCTGCAGCGTCTCCACCGCCACCTCCGGGCGGGTCCGCGACGCGTACAGGGCGCCGTCGGCCTGGACGACGATCACCGACAGGCTGTGCGCGACGACGTCGTGCATCTCCCGCGCGATCCGAGCCCGTTCCGCGGCGGCGGCGATCGTCGCCTGCTGCGCGGCGTCGCGCTCGAGCTGCCGTGCTCGGTCCTCGAGCCCGGCGATGTACTCGCGCCGCGTCCGCATGTAGGCCCCCATCGCCCATGGTGCGAGCACGACGAGGCTCATCATCACGACGGTCGCGACCGTGCTCGTGCCCGGGGAGTCGCGGTACCAGTCGGCCGTGGACAGGACCGCGCCCAGGAACCCGACGCCGAGACCCGCCCGCCGAGCCCACAAAGGCCCGTACGCGGCGATCGCGTACAGCGACAGCAGCAGCGAGAGGTCGGCGTAGTACGGCACGTCGGTCACGAGCAGCTGTCCGGCCAGGAGGGCAGATACGGCGGCGAACGAAGCCACCGGCGCCGAACGCCGCCAGGCCAGCGGCAGGAAGATCAGGATCTGGTACGCCGCGTCGATACTGGCGGACATGCCGAGGGCGAACGGGATCAGCGGGACGATCAACATCCCCGTCAGTGCAGCGTCGACCCAGCCCGGGTGCGCCCGAATCCGCCCGACCATCGCTCTCACTACGTCAGGGTAGGCGCCCTCGGCGGGCCACCCATCAGACCACGGTCTGATCTCGCGGGATCACCCCAGCAGCCGCGCGAGCGTCTCCGGCGGCACGTTGCCCCCAGAGGCGACCGCCACCGTCGTCCCGGCCACCGGGCCGACCCTCCCCGCCAGGACTGCTGCGGCGGCGACCGCGCCGCTCGGCTCGACCACCAGCCGGGAACCTCGTACGACCGTGCCGACGGCGGCGAGGATCTCGTCCTCGCTCACCGTGACGACGTCGTCGACGAACGCCTGCACGTGTGCCCAGTTGAGGACTCCGACCGAGTCCGTCCGCAGCCCGTCGGCGACGGTGCGGGACGTGTCGGCGACCGACCACACGCGGCGCTCCCCGGCGGCCCACCCCTCTGCGAGGTCACCCGCAAGCTCCGGCTCGACCGCGATCACGCGCACGTCGGGGCGCAGCGCCTTGACGGCAGCCGCGATGCCGCTGACCAGCCCTCCCCCGCTGACCGGGACGAGCACCGTGCCGAGATCGGCGACCTGCTCGACGATCTCGAGCCCGACCGTTCCCTGGCCCGCGATCACGTCCGGGTCGTCGTACGGGGGGATCAGGACGGCGCCGGTCTCGGCGGCGATCTGCTCGGCGCGGGCGAGCCGCTCCGAGGGCGGCACGATCACGATCTCCGCACCCCAGCGGCGGGTCGCCTCAACCTTCAGCGACGGCGCGTTGTCGGGGATGACGATGGTGGCACGTACGCCGGCGGCCCTCGCCGCGTACGCGACCGCCTGCGCGTGGTTGCCCGACGAGTGCGTCACGACGCCCCTCTGGCGTTGTGCCGTGTCGAGCACCGCCACCGCGTTGGTCGCGCCGCGGAGCTTGAACGCCCCGGTCGGCTGAAGGGACTCCGCCTTCAGCCACAACGGCACGTCACCGTCGGGTTGCACCAGCGGGACGACCGGCGTCCGCAGGCACGTCGAGGCGATCCGCTCGGAGGCGTGCTCGATGTCGGAGAGGGTCACCAGCCGGGGGGATGCGCTCATACCTCCAGCCTAGGCAGAGTCCTCGCCCGCACGAGTAGGCTGGGCGCATGGCAAAGGCGATCCCGATCATCATCGTCGTCGCACTCGCGGTCTACACGCTGTTCGACGTGATCGCCACGCCGCGCGAGCGCATCCGGGCACTGCCCAAGCCCGTGTGGGTGCTGCTCGCGCTCGTCCCCGCGCTCGGGGTGCTGCTGTGGCTCACGGTCGGCAAGTCGCGGACGAAGCCGTCCGGCCCGCCGCGTCCGCAGCGACCGATCACCCGCGGGCCCGACGACGACCCCGACTTCCTCCGCGGCCTCTGACCGGCGGCGCGGCGCGGCTACTTCGCGTACGAGTGCAGGCCGGGGAAGAACAGGTTGACCCCGACGAAGCTGAACATGAACGTCGTGAACGCGACCAGCGCGAGGATCGCGGCGGCCTTGCCCTTCCAGCCCGCGGTCGCGCGTGCGTGGAGATAGCCGGCGTACGCGACCCACGTGATGAACGCCCAGACCTCCTTGGGGTCCCATCCCCAGGGCCGTCCCCACGCGTGCTCGGCCCAGATCGGGCCCGAGATCAGCGCGGCGAACGTCCAGACCGGGAACGAGAACGCCGTCACGCGATAGGCGAGCTGGTCCATCGAGGCCGCGCTCGGCAGCCGCGAGAGATAACCCTTCGCGCCGCCCTTCGCCTCGGCTCGTGACTTCACCAGGTAGAGGATCGACGCGCCCGCACCGATGAGGAACCCGGCACCCGCGACGATCGCGGAGGCGACGTGGATGACGAGCCAGTACGAGTCGAGCGCCGGCACCAGCGGGCCGGCCGGGACGTACACCGTCATCGACAGGCCGAGCATCACCACGGAGAAGCCGAGCACCAGTGGCGCGAGCCAGTCGATCTTCATCCAGACGACCATCGCGAGGTAGCCGACGAGCACAACGGAGATGCCCGTCATCGCGAACTCGTACATGTTGCCCCACGGCACCCGCTCGGCGGCGAGTCCGCGCGTGACGACCCCGGCCAGCAGGACCGCCAGGCCCAGGACGGTCAGCGAGAGCGAGATGCGTCCGGCGAGGTCGCTGCGCTCCTCGGCGACGACTGCGTCACCGCCGTCGGCGGTCGCGCCGTCGACGGTGCTCGCGGCACCGGCACCAACGAGCGCGGGCTCCGCGACCGGCACGGAGCGCTGCGCGCGGACGGCCTTCGAGCCGAACGCCCACTGCGCGACGGACGCGAGCCAGGCGAGCGCGAGCACCGCCGTCGCCGACGCGATCGCGTAGTTCGAGAAGTTCGCGTAGTCCTCGAGAGTCATGCTTCGTCCCTTGTCGTGGCGGCCTTCGTCGGTGCAGCACTCGTCGGCGCAGCCTCTGACTCCGACACCGTGTCGTAGCTCGATCCAGTATGCCCCGTGCGTTCCTTGAGACGCCCCGTGAGGTCGTCGACGCTCTGCTCGACGTCGCTGCGCGGGACGCGGTCGAGCGCGGCGACCTCGACGAGCGTCGTGCCGTCCTCGCGGCGCCGGGCACGCACCCACGTACGACGCGGACGGATCATCAGCGACAGCACGAGACCGATCGCGCCGATCGACACTCCCCACAGCGGCACCATGACGCCGGGCTGCGCGCTGAACTGGAACCGCGCGAACTGGCGCAGCTCGACGAACTCGACCGTGCCCTTGCCGTCGGGAAGCGACACCGACTCACCGGGCGTGAGGATGATGCGCAGCGGCTTGTCGTCGTCACCCATGAACTGCGTCAGCTCGTCCTTGTCGAGCACGTAGACCGACTGCGCCTCACCGTCGTCCAGCCCGAGGTCTCCGTAGTAGGCGAACAGCCCGAGCACCGGGTTCGCGGCCGCCGGGTGCGCCGACATCGGGATCTCCTCGTCCCCGGTCGACACGCCGGTCGGCAGGAAGAACCCCTGGAAGCCGAGCTGCGTGGGACGTGCGTCCGGCACCTTCACGACACCGTTGGAGGTGTACGTCGGGTCCGACGGCAGGAACGGCACCGCGTCCTCGAACACCACACGCCCCTTGCCGTCCTTCACCCGGACCACCGGCGCGTAGCCCTGCCCGACGAGATAGACCGACGCGCCGTCGACGCGCAGCGGGTGGTTGACCTTGAGCTCGTACGGGCGCGGCTCCTCGCCAGGCTTGTCAGTCACCGTGCCGTACGCGATGAAACTGCGCGGCGCCCCGCGCTGCGGCCCCTCGAGTTCGAAGCGCGAGTCGAACTCGTCGAGCGTCATCGAGAACGGCGGCAGGTCGTCGGTGTCGAACAGCCCACCCGCGGTGAACTCGTCGAACTGCGTGAGCGTGTTGGAGTAGCCGCCGCCCTCGGCGACGATCGCGTTGCCGCGGTAGCCGAGCAGGCTCATCGATGCGACGCCGACGAGCACGACGACGAGGCTGACGTGGAAGACCAGGTTGCCGAACTCGCGCAGGTAGCCCTTCTCGGCACGCACCTCGCCCGCGACGACCGTCCCGGACTCGTCAGTCTCGGTGACGGTGTCCTTGCGGGCGAGGCCGAGGCTCTTGGCGGCGTCGTCGAGGACCTTCTCCACGTCCGCCGTCGTCTCGTACGTGGCCGACGCGGGCAGGCGCGAGAAGTTGCGGGGCGCCTTCGGTGGGCGGGCCCGCAGCGCACGGGCGTACACACCGACGCGCGGCACGATGCAGCCGATCAGCGACACCATGAGCAGGAGGTAGATCGCGCTGAACCACACCGACGTGTAGACGTGGAACGCCCCGAGCTTGTCGAGCACCGGGGCGAGGTCCGGGTGCCGCTCGACGTATGCCGCGACGGCACGCGGGTCGACACCGCGCTGCGGCACGATCGACCCCGGCACCGCGGCGAGCGCGAGCAGCAGCAGCAGGAACAGCGCCGTCTTCATCGACGTGAGCTGGCGCCACGCCCATCGCAGGGTCTCGAGGAGCGAGAGCGCGGGCGCGGTGGCCCTGCCCTTCGGTCCGCGACTCTTCTCGGACATCACACCACCGGTTCGAAGCTGCCGACCCAGGAGGTCAGCTCGGTCATCAGCTGCCCCCACAGCCCGGTCACAAGGAGCACGCCGACGACGACCAGCAGGCCGCCTCCGACGAGCGAGATCGCCCGCTGGTGACGACGCACCCACGCCGTCGCCCGCGCGAAGCGGCTGAACGCGAACGCCGCCAGCAGGAACGGCACGCCGAGGCCCAGGCAGTAGACGGCGGTGAGGAACGCGCCGCGCCCTGCCGTGCCCTCGTTGTACGCGAGGCCGAGCACCGCGCCAAGCGCAGGACCGATGCAGGGCGTCCACCCGATCGCGAACAGCACGCCGAGCAACGGCGCCACCGCGAGGCCGACCGACGGCACCGCGTGGACGCGGACGTCACGCTGCAGCCACGGGACGAACCCCATGAAGGCCAGTCCGAGCAAGATCACGATGATGCCCATGACGATCGAGATCGGACGCTCGTACTCGCGCAGCTGCATCCCGACCGACCCGAACAGCACCCCGTACGAGACGAAGACGGCGCTGAAACCGAGCACGAACAGCCCCGCGCCGAGCACCAGGCGTCCGCGCTGACGGGCGGACTTGCCGTCCGCCGCGACCTCGGCCGCGGTCATGCCGGAGACGTACGAGAGGTAGCCGGGCAGCAGCGGGACCACGCACGGAGAGAAGAACGACACGAGACCCGCGAGCAGCGCGACGCCTGTCGCGAGCAGCAGCGAGCCCGAGAGCACGGTGTCGTACGCCCAGTCACCCATCGCTGGCCTTCGCGTCGTCGATCAGCCCGCGCAGCGTCGACTCGGACACGGACCCGAGCATGCGCGCGGCGACGGTGCCGTCCGAGGCGATCACCCACGTCGTCGGCACCGCCATCGAGGGCAGGCTGTCGCGGAAGCCGAGCACGGTCTTGCCCGACGGGTCGTAGAGCGACGGATAGGTGATGCCGAAGTTCTCGTCGTACGCCTTCGCCGCCGCGCGCGAGTCGCGGATGTTGATGCCGAGGAACTGGACGTCGTCGCCCGTCTCGGCGTCGACCGCCGCGAACGCCGGCGCCTCGACACGGCACTCCGCGCACCACGAGCCCCACACGTTCACCACGACCGTCTTGCCGGCGAAGTCCTCTAGGGCGATCGGATCGCCGTCGAGCGACTCCCCCTCGAGCGCGGGAGCGGGCTTGCGCTCGCCCACCTCCGGGGCCGTGATCGAGCCGTCGCCGGCGACGAAACCACCCGTGGTCTCGTCGGCCTGCGTGGACGACGAGCAGCCGGCGAGCAGCGCCACGGCAGCGGCGGTGACGACGAGGCGGGCGAGGCGCACGGTCACGCGCCTCCGACGAACTTCTTGCGGAGCTTGGCCGGGATCAGGTCGCCGGCCGGCTCGTTGTAGGCGACCGCGACGGGCACGTCGCCCTCGTACGTGACCGACGTGACGCTGGCCAGCGAGCACTGGCGCTTGCGCGGGTCGTGCAGGTAGCGGCGGCGCTCGACGGTCAGCCGAGCCACCCAGATCGGGAGCTGGTGCGAGACGATGACGGCCTCGTGCCCGCGCGCGGCGTCGCGCGCGTCGGCCATCGCCTCGAGCATGCGCGCGGCGATCTGCTTGTACGGCTCGCCCCACGACGGCGTGCTCGGGTTGCGCAGCATCCACCAGACGCTCGGGTGCTTCAGCGAGCCGTCGCCCACGCCGAAGGTCCTGCCCTCGAACTGGTTGCCTGCCTCGATGACCCGCGGATCGGTCGTCACGTCGAGACCGAGCGTCTTGGCGATCGGCTCCATCGTCTCCTGCGCCCGCTCGAGCGGGGAGGCGACGAGGTGGGTGATGTCCTCACCGTCGAAGTACTCGGCCCCACGCTCGGCCATCTGACGGCCCAGGTCGGACAGGTGGTAGTCGGGAAGGCGGCCGTAAAGGACGCCTGCGGGGTTGTGCACCTCGCCGTGCCGCATCAGGTGCACGGTCGTACGGTCGCTGCTGCTCATGGGGCCATTGTCGCCGCAGCGGCACGTGCAGCGGGCTCCAGGGCTCGCTCGATGTCCTCGAGCGCGTCGGCATCCAGAGCGTCGGAGACGAACCACGCCTCGAACGCGCTGGGAGGTAGGTAGACCCCGTGGTCGAGCATCGCGTGGAAGAACGCCTTGTACGCCGGCTGGCTCTGGGCCTGGGCGTCGGCGAAGTCGACGACCGGCTCCGTACGACCGAGGAAGACGCTGAACAGGTTGCCCGCGGCCTGCACGACGTGCGGGACGCCGGCAGCGTCGAGCGCCTTGGCCGCCAGGCCCTGGATCGTGCCCGAAACCTCGTCGAGGTGGGCGTAGACCGCGTCGGTGGCCAGACGCAGCGTCGTCAGCCCGGCGGTCGTCGCGACAGGGTTCCCGGAGAGGGTGCCCGCCTGGTAGACCGGC
This genomic window contains:
- the ccsB gene encoding c-type cytochrome biogenesis protein CcsB, producing MTLEDYANFSNYAIASATAVLALAWLASVAQWAFGSKAVRAQRSVPVAEPALVGAGAASTVDGATADGGDAVVAEERSDLAGRISLSLTVLGLAVLLAGVVTRGLAAERVPWGNMYEFAMTGISVVLVGYLAMVVWMKIDWLAPLVLGFSVVMLGLSMTVYVPAGPLVPALDSYWLVIHVASAIVAGAGFLIGAGASILYLVKSRAEAKGGAKGYLSRLPSAASMDQLAYRVTAFSFPVWTFAALISGPIWAEHAWGRPWGWDPKEVWAFITWVAYAGYLHARATAGWKGKAAAILALVAFTTFMFSFVGVNLFFPGLHSYAK
- a CDS encoding sensor histidine kinase; this encodes MVGRIRAHPGWVDAALTGMLIVPLIPFALGMSASIDAAYQILIFLPLAWRRSAPVASFAAVSALLAGQLLVTDVPYYADLSLLLSLYAIAAYGPLWARRAGLGVGFLGAVLSTADWYRDSPGTSTVATVVMMSLVVLAPWAMGAYMRTRREYIAGLEDRARQLERDAAQQATIAAAAERARIAREMHDVVAHSLSVIVVQADGALYASRTRPEVAVETLQTISRTSRASLAEMRRLLGLLRGDEDATQAERTPMPTAADIGGLVEQVRRSGLDVRTELVGDPREIDPAAGLTVYRVVQEALTNTLKHAAPDVRARVQVAIAGDHVLVRVEDDGGAAAPAGRLPDAADVGPVPSAGGGHGILGIRERIALHDGTVEAGPLLGGGFRVEARIPYDKEGT
- a CDS encoding cytochrome c biogenesis protein ResB, producing MSEKSRGPKGRATAPALSLLETLRWAWRQLTSMKTALFLLLLLALAAVPGSIVPQRGVDPRAVAAYVERHPDLAPVLDKLGAFHVYTSVWFSAIYLLLMVSLIGCIVPRVGVYARALRARPPKAPRNFSRLPASATYETTADVEKVLDDAAKSLGLARKDTVTETDESGTVVAGEVRAEKGYLREFGNLVFHVSLVVVLVGVASMSLLGYRGNAIVAEGGGYSNTLTQFDEFTAGGLFDTDDLPPFSMTLDEFDSRFELEGPQRGAPRSFIAYGTVTDKPGEEPRPYELKVNHPLRVDGASVYLVGQGYAPVVRVKDGKGRVVFEDAVPFLPSDPTYTSNGVVKVPDARPTQLGFQGFFLPTGVSTGDEEIPMSAHPAAANPVLGLFAYYGDLGLDDGEAQSVYVLDKDELTQFMGDDDKPLRIILTPGESVSLPDGKGTVEFVELRQFARFQFSAQPGVMVPLWGVSIGAIGLVLSLMIRPRRTWVRARRREDGTTLVEVAALDRVPRSDVEQSVDDLTGRLKERTGHTGSSYDTVSESEAAPTSAAPTKAATTRDEA
- a CDS encoding threonine/serine dehydratase, which gives rise to MSASPRLVTLSDIEHASERIASTCLRTPVVPLVQPDGDVPLWLKAESLQPTGAFKLRGATNAVAVLDTAQRQRGVVTHSSGNHAQAVAYAARAAGVRATIVIPDNAPSLKVEATRRWGAEIVIVPPSERLARAEQIAAETGAVLIPPYDDPDVIAGQGTVGLEIVEQVADLGTVLVPVSGGGLVSGIAAAVKALRPDVRVIAVEPELAGDLAEGWAAGERRVWSVADTSRTVADGLRTDSVGVLNWAHVQAFVDDVVTVSEDEILAAVGTVVRGSRLVVEPSGAVAAAAVLAGRVGPVAGTTVAVASGGNVPPETLARLLG
- a CDS encoding PLDc N-terminal domain-containing protein gives rise to the protein MAKAIPIIIVVALAVYTLFDVIATPRERIRALPKPVWVLLALVPALGVLLWLTVGKSRTKPSGPPRPQRPITRGPDDDPDFLRGL
- a CDS encoding TlpA disulfide reductase family protein, with the translated sequence MTVRLARLVVTAAAVALLAGCSSSTQADETTGGFVAGDGSITAPEVGERKPAPALEGESLDGDPIALEDFAGKTVVVNVWGSWCAECRVEAPAFAAVDAETGDDVQFLGINIRDSRAAAKAYDENFGITYPSLYDPSGKTVLGFRDSLPSMAVPTTWVIASDGTVAARMLGSVSESTLRGLIDDAKASDG
- a CDS encoding cytochrome c biogenesis CcdA family protein, which codes for MGDWAYDTVLSGSLLLATGVALLAGLVSFFSPCVVPLLPGYLSYVSGMTAAEVAADGKSARQRGRLVLGAGLFVLGFSAVFVSYGVLFGSVGMQLREYERPISIVMGIIVILLGLAFMGFVPWLQRDVRVHAVPSVGLAVAPLLGVLFAIGWTPCIGPALGAVLGLAYNEGTAGRGAFLTAVYCLGLGVPFLLAAFAFSRFARATAWVRRHQRAISLVGGGLLVVVGVLLVTGLWGQLMTELTSWVGSFEPVV
- a CDS encoding response regulator transcription factor; translation: MSTSSGGPADRPLRVFLVDDQQLVRAGFRMLVESQPDMEVVGEAADGLDAVERLSVTGADVVLMDVRMPRMDGVAATRALTERGVTARVVVLTTFDLDEYVYAGLRAGASAFLLKDAPPEVLLSAIRDVHRGDAVVAPSATRRMLDRFADQLPDDEQPPDPRLEALTDREREVLLLIAQGLSNTEIASSLFVAEPTVKTHIGRLLSKTGSRDRVQLVVLAYDAGLVRPTP
- a CDS encoding ABC transporter ATP-binding protein, whose protein sequence is MTSSSRPRTPGTTLEPEGAPLDAIAVRTRALVKSYGRGDAQVRALDGVDLDIEKARLTAIMGASGSGKSTLMHCLAGLDTPTSGEVSVAGISLGSLDDNALTRFRREHVGFVFQAFNLIPTLTARQNILLPLELANREPDWRRLDQLVEVLGLADRLTHRPPELSGGQQQRVAIARALLSSPDVVFADEPTGNLDSRSSAEVLGFLRRSVDELGQTVVMVTHEPTAASYADRVVLLRDGQLAGTLVRPSADDVVAAIAGLAG
- a CDS encoding ABC transporter permease; translation: MRTVLWGSLRGHARRYVAAGAAIVMAVAFMVAVNALSGAARDGARAEIVAQYAGADAVVDVMDADAATAARVAAAVSDVDGVEAVVANRRSFVNVVAGPSRHLMSIGTVSADDGLRWQDVVEGRAPEGRGEALVSRSTAERYEVAVGDVLAVEGDGTSPEVVVTGLVEGAAGALGSSLYVDEHTMTTLGDVVSSVDVSVRAAEGEADAVHAVLDGSAAVDGHVVMTGDAWVDDQIVSASRDIDIIQRLVLVFAAVAAFVGALVIANTITIVLAQRRRELALLRCVGATRKQIVRSLRTESLVLGLAASALGVVVGWGLGLTAVAAMRAWTPGLTLGSASLTVMGVVVPFVLGVLTVVGATVLPARRVARLAPLEALRPHETTGLDGRAGRLRIGAGVLLFGAGAAGLAVGTGDRLPVGLVGGMLSFLGVVVLAPLMVPAALRLVGPLVGRTGVAGRLAAGNVVRNPRRTASSSTALLVGVTLITTVVVGSASLRTTVDRDLDESYALDVGLVATEGALPADVERQVAALDGVESVAVVDGARIEMDGHRVLALEVDDAAQAVMRGDHAVPGPGEIVIGEELASALDLSYGETAAVRGGADLVTMRPRGGGAVGEVVLVAPGTLAGLGVSEKPRALWARGADGAPAEQVMADVATLAPAGGQLVGGLEQRGWVVLQLDVVLAVTVGLLAVAVLIAAVGMAGALSLSVLERTRENALLRALGLSRRGLRFTLGAEALLMAGVGAVLGTVLGTAYGWLGVRATTAGLMDDVGLSVPWGQVALVLAAVLLLGLAASVLPSRRAARIAPAEGIAAL